A window from Pokkaliibacter sp. MBI-7 encodes these proteins:
- a CDS encoding flavin reductase family protein encodes MIDAAVYKEVMGSFPTGVTVITTLDQQGAVVGMTASAFSALSLDPALVLFCPNYSADSYPVLRERQQFAIHLLAAGQQGMAYAFASKGRDKAKDVSWQLSERGNPLLEGATAIIECTLWREYEGGDHAIIVGAVENLIVPEQPLLPMLYHRGKLGEMPQLA; translated from the coding sequence ATGATTGATGCAGCGGTATACAAAGAAGTCATGGGGTCGTTTCCCACCGGGGTGACCGTGATTACGACGCTTGATCAGCAGGGGGCAGTGGTCGGGATGACCGCCAGCGCCTTCAGTGCGCTGTCACTGGACCCGGCGCTGGTGTTGTTCTGTCCGAACTACAGCGCCGACTCCTACCCGGTGCTGCGTGAACGTCAGCAGTTTGCGATTCATCTGCTGGCGGCCGGACAGCAGGGCATGGCCTATGCGTTTGCCAGCAAGGGGCGCGATAAGGCCAAAGATGTGAGCTGGCAGCTGAGCGAGCGCGGCAACCCGCTGCTGGAAGGCGCGACCGCGATCATCGAGTGCACGCTCTGGCGCGAATACGAAGGCGGGGATCACGCCATCATTGTCGGCGCGGTAGAGAATCTGATCGTACCGGAGCAGCCACTGCTGCCGATGCTGTATCACCGTGGCAAGCTGGGAGAGATGCCGCAGCTGGCCTGA